In Methanocaldococcus sp., the following are encoded in one genomic region:
- a CDS encoding Na(+)/H(+) antiporter subunit B: MNSKRDLVAGISFFVFGASILYSLSNMHVNPGVNLVYLTHYIIPNYVCSVIFGWRAYDTFGECLVLVVAVMVSWVVFGKSLYDNTYLKELFKAPETDDYITLKGWGEYTPIIKFLAFPASVFMVALGIVTILGGHITPGGGFQGGALIASALILSVVAFGSKSPLWFDHKYLEKLEAIGALTYLLLGVVGMFIGGYYLFIFTSFDNIPIFPAPKEIVTAGIIPYLNIAVGLKVLAGLSTAAFLLSCEKVIIERIEKSEEILNK; encoded by the coding sequence ATGAACTCTAAAAGAGATTTAGTTGCTGGAATATCATTCTTTGTGTTTGGAGCGTCTATACTATACAGTTTATCTAATATGCATGTAAATCCAGGAGTTAATTTAGTTTATTTAACTCATTATATTATTCCAAACTATGTTTGTTCAGTTATATTTGGATGGAGGGCGTATGATACTTTTGGAGAATGTTTAGTTTTAGTTGTTGCAGTTATGGTTTCTTGGGTAGTATTTGGAAAATCTTTATATGATAATACATACTTAAAAGAACTTTTTAAGGCTCCGGAAACTGATGATTATATAACTTTAAAAGGATGGGGAGAATATACACCAATAATTAAATTTTTAGCATTTCCTGCAAGTGTTTTTATGGTTGCCTTGGGAATTGTAACAATATTAGGAGGACACATAACTCCTGGGGGAGGTTTTCAAGGAGGAGCATTAATAGCATCTGCTTTGATATTGTCAGTTGTAGCATTTGGTTCTAAAAGTCCATTGTGGTTTGATCACAAATACTTAGAAAAGTTAGAGGCAATAGGGGCTTTAACATATCTGTTGTTGGGAGTCGTAGGAATGTTTATTGGTGGCTATTATCTGTTTATCTTTACAAGTTTTGATAATATTCCAATATTCCCAGCACCAAAAGAAATAGTTACTGCTGGAATAATACCATATCTAAATATTGCCGTTGGATTAAAAGTTTTAGCAGGATTATCTACTGCTGCCTTTTTACTATCTTGTGAAAAAGTTATTATTGAGAGAATTGAAAAGTCAGAAGAAATTTTAAACAAATAA
- a CDS encoding 4Fe-4S binding protein: MIITILDRCRVNEECKTYPFYSKTSKCIEACPTDAIFLLNNKSFSCLTCGECERNCPNKAIKRNKFGGLYVDRRRCNGCGICANVCPINIIKIVEKDGKKFPMGICSMCGVCVEVCPYNARVSSYELIQTKREKLSESYLKVLETLTKVKLVESSKPQKNIIIEKKERKSIKIDRDKCVGCLRCSYLCPRETIIPDSINGCTSCNLCGENCPKDAIKNGVVDYDKCILCFKCVEICPNDALKVENFKVVKVKEDKKIQPTSYCINCGLCSLNCPSGSLRFENGNLFYSPDVCWKCFKCVEICPNDVRRLKNDIIVGGCSLCGICINNCKEEAISITTVEFKSIKDENCILCGTCSNVCPKDAIIIDRSNKVVLFTDDCILCETCAIHCPRDVIPNTTGYKKIVDRENSFIRTDMDFCIKCGLCNKVCPNNCIDYGVIDTDICEYCGACYNICPTRAIYLHRKWKVKEPIRD; the protein is encoded by the coding sequence ATGATCATAACAATATTGGACAGATGTAGAGTAAATGAAGAGTGTAAAACCTACCCATTTTATAGTAAAACATCAAAATGCATTGAAGCATGTCCTACCGATGCGATATTTTTGTTAAATAATAAGAGTTTTTCCTGTTTAACCTGTGGAGAGTGTGAGAGAAATTGCCCAAATAAGGCAATTAAAAGAAACAAGTTTGGAGGACTTTATGTTGATAGGAGAAGATGTAACGGTTGTGGAATTTGTGCAAATGTCTGTCCTATAAATATAATAAAAATTGTAGAAAAAGATGGGAAAAAGTTTCCAATGGGAATTTGTTCGATGTGTGGAGTTTGCGTTGAAGTATGTCCTTATAATGCGAGAGTAAGTTCTTATGAATTAATACAAACTAAAAGAGAAAAATTATCAGAAAGTTATTTAAAAGTATTAGAAACTCTCACAAAAGTTAAACTTGTAGAATCTTCAAAACCACAAAAAAATATTATTATTGAGAAGAAAGAGAGAAAATCTATTAAAATTGATAGAGATAAGTGCGTTGGATGTTTAAGATGCTCCTATCTATGTCCAAGAGAAACAATAATTCCTGATTCTATAAATGGATGTACTTCCTGTAATCTCTGTGGGGAGAATTGTCCAAAAGACGCTATTAAAAATGGAGTAGTAGATTATGATAAATGTATTCTTTGCTTTAAATGTGTAGAAATCTGCCCAAATGATGCTTTAAAAGTTGAAAACTTTAAAGTTGTTAAAGTTAAGGAAGATAAAAAGATTCAACCTACAAGTTACTGTATAAACTGTGGATTGTGCTCTCTGAATTGTCCAAGTGGATCTTTGAGATTTGAGAATGGAAACTTATTTTATAGCCCAGATGTGTGTTGGAAATGTTTTAAATGTGTAGAAATCTGCCCTAACGATGTTAGAAGGTTAAAAAACGATATAATTGTTGGAGGATGCTCTTTGTGTGGTATATGTATAAATAACTGTAAAGAGGAGGCAATATCAATAACAACTGTTGAATTCAAGAGTATTAAAGATGAAAACTGCATACTCTGTGGAACTTGCTCAAATGTGTGTCCAAAAGATGCCATAATTATAGATAGGAGTAATAAAGTGGTTTTATTTACTGATGACTGTATATTGTGTGAAACTTGTGCTATTCATTGTCCAAGAGATGTAATTCCAAATACAACAGGTTATAAGAAAATAGTTGATAGAGAAAATTCATTTATTAGAACTGATATGGATTTCTGTATAAAATGCGGCTTATGTAATAAAGTCTGTCCAAACAACTGCATAGATTATGGAGTTATTGATACAGATATTTGTGAATACTGTGGAGCCTGTTACAACATTTGTCCTACAAGAGCTATATATCTCCACAGAAAGTGGAAAGTTAAAGAGCCAATAAGAGATTAG
- a CDS encoding 4Fe-4S binding protein has protein sequence MEEIKNFAKIFLTGIYENLERIIFGSGRYTSLEIREAILSGKIKIPRTVIEDLCIGCEGCANVCPTKAIEMIPIETIKITENYVKDKIPKINYEKCVYCLYCHDFCPVFSVFNEISPIHPRDVGEDYVEIDISKILKKKVEISEEQLNRICSILSINLRKILNEGKNK, from the coding sequence TTGGAAGAGATTAAAAATTTTGCTAAAATATTTTTAACTGGGATATATGAAAACTTAGAAAGAATTATTTTTGGTTCAGGAAGATATACAAGTTTAGAAATTAGAGAGGCTATATTATCTGGAAAGATTAAGATTCCAAGAACAGTAATTGAAGATCTCTGTATAGGTTGTGAAGGATGTGCAAATGTTTGTCCAACTAAGGCAATTGAGATGATACCTATTGAGACTATCAAAATAACTGAAAATTATGTAAAGGACAAGATTCCAAAAATTAATTATGAAAAATGTGTATATTGCCTATACTGTCACGATTTTTGTCCTGTTTTTTCTGTATTTAATGAAATATCTCCAATACACCCAAGAGATGTTGGAGAGGATTATGTAGAGATTGATATTTCAAAAATATTAAAGAAAAAAGTTGAAATTTCTGAAGAACAATTAAATAGAATTTGTTCTATATTATCAATTAATTTAAGAAAGATACTTAATGAGGGTAAAAATAAATAA
- the bioA gene encoding adenosylmethionine--8-amino-7-oxononanoate transaminase: MNIDKNLLEKWDKEYVWHPYTQMKEYRESKNLIIERGEGNYLIDIYGNKYLDAVSSIWCNLFGHNRREIIEAIKNQADKICHSTLLGCGNVPSILLAKKLIDITPKHLTKVFYSEDGAEAVEIAVKMAYQYYVLRGDKGRTKFISVKEGYHGDTFGAMSVGGSELFHGVFKPLLFKGYHANPPYCYRCKYYNFKDTDERNEKGCNMECLNEMINLIEKHADEVFCVILEGGVMGSAGMIPFPDGYIEEVAKACKENDIIFILDEVATGFGRTGKMFFCDNEKLKKLEKSDILCLGKGITGGYLPLAATLTTDEIYNQFLGEFGESKQLYHGHTYTGNQLLCSAALATLEIFEKENVIEKIQPKIDLLHRELRKLKELEHVGDIRGRGFMVGIELVKNKETKEPYPYGYKAGYRVAEKLLEKGVYMRPIGNVIIICPPLSITEEEIKYLCNALYEAIKEADL; this comes from the coding sequence ATGAATATTGATAAAAATTTACTTGAAAAATGGGATAAAGAATATGTTTGGCATCCATATACACAAATGAAAGAATATAGAGAATCAAAAAATTTAATTATAGAGAGAGGGGAAGGGAATTATTTAATTGATATTTATGGAAATAAATATTTAGATGCTGTTTCATCTATATGGTGTAATCTATTTGGACACAATAGGAGGGAAATTATTGAAGCAATAAAAAATCAGGCTGATAAAATTTGTCACTCAACACTCTTAGGTTGTGGAAACGTCCCTTCTATTTTATTGGCAAAAAAATTAATAGACATTACTCCAAAGCATTTAACAAAGGTGTTTTATTCTGAAGATGGGGCAGAGGCTGTTGAGATTGCAGTTAAAATGGCTTATCAATATTATGTTTTGAGAGGAGATAAAGGAAGAACTAAATTCATTTCAGTTAAAGAGGGTTATCATGGAGACACTTTTGGAGCAATGAGTGTTGGAGGAAGCGAATTATTCCATGGGGTATTTAAACCTCTTTTGTTTAAAGGATATCATGCAAATCCTCCATACTGTTATAGATGCAAATACTACAACTTTAAAGATACTGATGAGAGAAATGAAAAAGGCTGTAATATGGAATGTTTAAATGAGATGATTAATTTAATTGAGAAGCATGCTGATGAGGTATTTTGTGTTATCCTTGAAGGAGGAGTTATGGGCTCTGCTGGAATGATACCATTCCCAGATGGATATATTGAGGAAGTAGCAAAGGCATGTAAAGAGAATGATATAATCTTTATTCTTGATGAAGTAGCGACAGGATTTGGAAGAACTGGAAAGATGTTCTTTTGTGATAATGAGAAATTAAAAAAATTAGAAAAGTCAGATATTCTCTGCTTAGGTAAAGGTATAACTGGAGGATATTTGCCATTAGCGGCAACTCTAACAACTGATGAAATATACAATCAATTCTTAGGAGAGTTTGGAGAGAGCAAACAACTATATCATGGACATACATATACTGGAAATCAACTTCTATGCTCTGCGGCATTGGCAACCTTAGAAATTTTTGAAAAAGAGAATGTAATAGAAAAAATTCAACCAAAAATAGATCTTTTGCATAGAGAATTAAGAAAATTAAAAGAACTTGAACACGTTGGAGATATTAGAGGAAGAGGTTTTATGGTAGGTATAGAGCTTGTAAAGAACAAAGAAACAAAAGAGCCATATCCTTATGGTTATAAGGCAGGATATAGAGTTGCTGAAAAACTTCTTGAAAAAGGAGTGTATATGAGACCAATAGGAAATGTTATTATCATATGTCCTCCTCTGTCAATTACTGAAGAAGAGATTAAATATTTATGCAACGCTTTATACGAGGCAATAAAAGAGGCTGATTTATAA
- the bioD gene encoding dethiobiotin synthase, with protein MIFVTGTDTDVGKTYVSAILAENLKKMGVNVGYLKPVETGGREDTLTLKNVLKNDDDLDLMNPINLKLPLSPNIAFDVENVYLTLDEIKKKIKNAYKTLKNKYDFLIVEGAGGVYVPIKENFLMSDLIKFLNLDAVVISRPNLGTINHTLLTIEHLRNKGINVRGVIINCITDLNKVLYYEKTFETIEKVGNIEIIGIVKNKEDFVIDFKKILSGE; from the coding sequence ATAATATTTGTAACAGGAACAGATACAGATGTAGGAAAAACTTATGTTTCAGCAATTTTGGCAGAGAATTTGAAAAAAATGGGAGTTAATGTTGGATATTTAAAGCCAGTTGAGACCGGAGGGAGAGAAGATACTTTAACTTTAAAAAATGTATTAAAAAATGATGATGATTTGGATTTGATGAATCCCATTAATTTAAAACTACCTTTGTCTCCAAATATTGCTTTTGATGTTGAAAATGTTTATTTAACTTTAGATGAGATAAAAAAGAAAATAAAAAATGCCTATAAAACTTTAAAAAACAAATACGATTTTTTAATTGTTGAAGGGGCAGGAGGAGTTTATGTTCCAATAAAAGAAAACTTTTTAATGAGTGATTTGATTAAGTTTTTAAATTTGGATGCAGTTGTGATTTCAAGACCTAATTTAGGGACTATAAACCATACATTATTAACTATTGAACATTTGAGGAATAAAGGAATTAATGTTAGAGGAGTTATTATTAACTGCATAACTGATTTAAATAAAGTTTTATATTATGAAAAAACATTTGAAACTATTGAAAAAGTTGGAAATATTGAGATAATTGGTATTGTCAAAAATAAAGAAGATTTTGTGATTGACTTTAAAAAAATATTATCAGGTGAATAA
- the bioF gene encoding 8-amino-7-oxononanoate synthase, whose amino-acid sequence MFREKLKREIEVIKNNGLYRFLREKGDNILDFSSNDYLCLSKHPEVIEAVKEGLKYGTGSTGSRLTSGNINHQRLEEKIAEFKETERSLVYSSGYATNVGVISALCKKGDLILSDKLNHASIIDGCRLSKADVLIYNHCDVEHLYNLIEENWKKYNNLFIITDGVFSMDGDIAPLKDLKKIADEFNAILIIDDAHGTGVLGNGKGSLKHFNLKPSDNIIQIGTLSKAIGGLGGFVCGIEEVIEYLINTSRSFIFSTALPPHVVEGCTKAFEIIERGDVVKKLQKNIKIANEIFKKNGFIKNNNLTPIYPFIFKKKTMEIAEYLIKNNIFCVGIRYPTVPKGSERIRVSINVGHKKEDFELLCEKIKEAC is encoded by the coding sequence ATGTTTAGAGAAAAATTGAAAAGAGAGATTGAAGTCATAAAAAACAATGGATTGTATAGATTTTTAAGAGAAAAAGGAGATAATATTTTAGATTTTTCCTCAAATGATTACCTTTGCTTATCAAAACATCCAGAGGTTATTGAAGCGGTTAAAGAAGGGCTAAAATATGGAACTGGTTCAACTGGTTCAAGATTAACATCTGGAAATATAAACCACCAAAGATTGGAAGAAAAAATAGCGGAGTTTAAAGAAACAGAGAGATCTTTGGTTTATTCATCTGGCTATGCTACAAATGTTGGAGTTATCTCTGCATTATGCAAAAAAGGAGATTTAATTTTAAGTGATAAACTTAATCATGCCTCTATCATTGATGGCTGTAGGTTAAGTAAGGCAGATGTTTTGATTTACAATCATTGTGATGTAGAACATCTATACAATTTAATTGAGGAAAATTGGAAAAAATACAACAATTTATTTATTATAACTGACGGCGTTTTTAGTATGGATGGTGATATAGCCCCACTTAAAGATTTAAAAAAGATAGCGGATGAGTTTAATGCCATTTTAATTATTGACGATGCACATGGGACAGGAGTTTTGGGAAATGGGAAAGGAAGTTTAAAACATTTTAATTTAAAACCTTCTGATAATATTATACAAATTGGGACTTTATCAAAGGCAATTGGGGGATTAGGAGGATTTGTTTGTGGAATTGAGGAAGTTATAGAGTATTTAATAAACACTTCGAGGAGTTTTATTTTTTCAACCGCTCTCCCTCCTCATGTTGTTGAAGGTTGCACTAAGGCATTTGAGATTATTGAGAGGGGAGATGTTGTTAAAAAACTTCAAAAAAACATAAAAATAGCAAATGAGATTTTTAAGAAAAATGGGTTTATTAAAAATAATAATTTAACTCCAATTTATCCATTCATTTTTAAAAAAAAGACAATGGAAATAGCAGAATATTTAATAAAAAATAACATCTTTTGTGTGGGAATTAGATATCCAACAGTTCCCAAAGGTTCAGAGAGGATAAGAGTAAGTATAAACGTTGGGCATAAAAAGGAAGATTTTGAATTGTTGTGTGAGAAGATTAAAGAGGCCTGTTGA
- a CDS encoding 6-carboxyhexanoate--CoA ligase has product MYSIKMRASKDGKHISGAERIVNKEEIEDVAKELIRRALMHENGVPDFINIKIEEIKENITYINHLPIKTIECKNKEEAREKARELLRNEGIPDELIDYAFKIIDKGGMRGAAILNLRGERLEVDKERGIRVKNIDTTKELKEKILNEKLGTERTVDAIAIASKVIHLGVIAELCTSDNKSYTTGYVATKKGYFRITNLKEKGEKGGRVFFVKNDVDIEDLIYKLENKPFIIK; this is encoded by the coding sequence ATGTATAGCATAAAAATGAGGGCATCAAAAGATGGAAAACACATTTCTGGGGCTGAAAGAATTGTAAATAAAGAGGAAATTGAGGATGTTGCAAAAGAATTAATAAGAAGGGCATTAATGCATGAAAATGGAGTTCCTGACTTTATAAACATAAAAATTGAGGAGATTAAAGAAAATATAACCTACATTAATCACTTACCAATAAAAACAATAGAATGTAAAAATAAAGAGGAGGCAAGAGAAAAGGCAAGAGAGTTATTAAGAAATGAGGGCATTCCAGATGAATTAATAGATTATGCATTTAAGATTATTGATAAAGGAGGAATGAGAGGGGCGGCAATTTTAAATTTAAGAGGGGAGAGATTAGAGGTAGATAAAGAAAGAGGAATTAGAGTTAAAAATATAGATACGACAAAAGAACTAAAAGAGAAGATTTTAAATGAAAAATTAGGGACTGAAAGGACTGTTGATGCTATTGCAATAGCATCTAAGGTTATTCACTTAGGAGTTATAGCTGAGTTATGCACATCTGATAATAAGAGTTATACTACTGGTTATGTTGCAACTAAAAAGGGCTATTTTAGGATTACAAATTTAAAAGAAAAAGGAGAGAAAGGGGGGAGAGTATTTTTTGTTAAAAATGATGTTGATATAGAAGATTTGATATATAAATTAGAAAACAAGCCATTTATTATAAAATAA
- a CDS encoding HAD family hydrolase: protein MIIIFDLNGTIATDGVIKDSTKEKIKELCKNHQIFILSADTFGTLKDIERELGVKGIKIDKEKFKSEKIAKNEILKEIREKYKNEKIVAFGNGANDELLLKNADLGICVLGDEGAWTKTLLNADIVVKDIDDGLDLILKEKRLKATMRD from the coding sequence TTGATCATAATTTTTGACTTAAATGGAACAATAGCAACAGATGGAGTTATAAAAGATTCAACGAAAGAAAAAATAAAAGAATTATGTAAAAATCACCAAATTTTTATATTATCTGCTGATACATTTGGAACATTGAAAGATATAGAAAGAGAGTTAGGAGTAAAAGGAATAAAAATTGACAAAGAAAAGTTTAAAAGTGAAAAAATAGCAAAAAATGAAATTTTGAAGGAGATTAGAGAAAAATACAAAAATGAAAAAATTGTAGCCTTTGGAAATGGGGCTAATGATGAATTATTATTAAAAAATGCTGATTTAGGAATATGTGTTTTGGGGGATGAAGGGGCTTGGACTAAAACTTTACTAAATGCTGACATTGTTGTTAAAGATATTGATGACGGTTTAGATTTAATTTTAAAGGAAAAAAGATTGAAGGCTACAATGAGAGATTAA
- a CDS encoding TIM barrel protein, translated as MIGACVRIKNNKEIKKFEQFEYIDWGLHFCPYNKKMDNIVGFHAPIVDLGKANNNALNILKNIIDKISDYDYLTLHITNRKEPNIDVLISNLSKLVDYAKKRNVKICIENLRVGFSSNPNNLIEIADLTDCLITFDIGHVDYENRVEYIEIFSDRIYNVHVYELEIPKIGHIAPKNLKNLKLTLDKLLDVGCDFWLIELMNIDDIIRTKKMCEEYLKEYR; from the coding sequence TTGATTGGGGCATGTGTTAGAATTAAAAATAATAAAGAGATTAAAAAATTTGAACAATTTGAATATATCGATTGGGGCTTACATTTCTGCCCATACAATAAAAAAATGGATAATATTGTTGGCTTTCACGCTCCAATCGTGGATTTGGGAAAAGCAAATAACAATGCTCTGAATATATTGAAAAATATCATTGATAAAATTTCTGACTATGATTATTTAACACTTCATATAACTAATAGAAAAGAGCCAAATATTGATGTTTTAATTTCTAACTTATCTAAATTGGTTGATTATGCTAAAAAAAGAAATGTAAAAATTTGCATTGAGAATTTAAGGGTAGGATTTTCATCAAATCCAAATAATTTAATTGAGATAGCAGACCTTACAGATTGCTTAATAACTTTTGACATTGGACATGTTGATTATGAAAATAGAGTTGAATACATTGAGATTTTTTCAGATAGAATATATAATGTCCATGTTTATGAATTAGAGATTCCAAAAATTGGACATATTGCTCCAAAAAATCTTAAAAACTTAAAATTAACATTAGATAAACTTTTAGATGTTGGGTGTGATTTCTGGCTCATTGAGTTGATGAATATTGATGATATAATAAGAACTAAAAAGATGTGTGAAGAATATTTAAAAGAGTATAGGTGA
- the apgM gene encoding 2,3-bisphosphoglycerate-independent phosphoglycerate mutase, with the protein MRAIIVLLDGLGDRPSKILDYKTPLEAANTPNLDELAKRGSTGLIVPYKEGVPLGTEVAHFLLWGYSLKEFPGRGLIEAVGEDIEVKENEIYLRATFGFVEKHNGELLVKDRRTKNITKEEIEKLIDSLPNYVNGYGFELKYSYDTHCILIVREENGWISDKISDSDPFYKDRHVMKICPVKELCDSKIEYNKAKSTAEALNEYLIKCFKELDNHDINRKRAKIGKQKANMLLTKWAGKYKKVEEFSERWGMRGIVIANSSVFRGLAKFLGMDYIKCGDFKKAVEMAVDLDYDFIHIHTKEIDEAAHTKNPEFKKEVIEKIDACLEPLLSLEDDLIIITGDHSTPSVGNLIHSGESVPIAIVGKNVRRDDVKEFNERACAKGSLYIKANDLMNIILNYTDRALLYGLRPNKILRYIPDDSKTKHLRVE; encoded by the coding sequence ATGAGAGCAATAATAGTTTTATTGGATGGTTTAGGAGATAGACCCTCAAAAATTTTAGATTATAAAACTCCTTTGGAGGCGGCAAATACTCCAAATTTAGATGAGTTAGCAAAAAGAGGCTCTACTGGATTAATTGTCCCTTATAAGGAGGGAGTTCCATTAGGGACAGAAGTAGCTCATTTTTTACTCTGGGGATACAGTTTAAAAGAATTTCCTGGAAGGGGATTAATTGAGGCTGTTGGTGAAGATATAGAGGTTAAAGAAAATGAGATTTATTTAAGAGCTACTTTTGGCTTTGTTGAAAAACACAATGGAGAATTGCTCGTAAAAGACAGGAGAACAAAAAACATAACAAAAGAGGAAATAGAAAAACTTATAGATAGTTTGCCAAACTATGTCAATGGTTATGGGTTTGAGTTAAAATATTCTTATGATACTCATTGCATTTTAATAGTTAGAGAAGAAAATGGTTGGATTTCTGACAAAATTTCAGATAGTGACCCATTTTATAAAGATAGGCATGTTATGAAAATCTGTCCAGTAAAAGAGCTTTGTGATAGTAAAATAGAGTATAATAAAGCAAAATCTACAGCAGAGGCGTTAAATGAATACTTAATAAAGTGTTTTAAAGAATTGGATAACCATGATATAAATAGAAAAAGGGCAAAAATTGGAAAACAAAAGGCAAACATGCTATTAACAAAATGGGCTGGGAAATATAAAAAAGTAGAGGAATTTAGTGAAAGGTGGGGAATGAGAGGGATTGTTATTGCAAATAGTTCAGTTTTTAGAGGTTTGGCTAAGTTTTTAGGAATGGATTATATTAAATGTGGAGATTTTAAAAAGGCAGTTGAGATGGCTGTTGATTTAGATTATGATTTCATTCACATCCATACTAAGGAGATAGATGAAGCTGCCCACACAAAAAATCCAGAATTTAAAAAGGAAGTTATTGAGAAAATTGACGCATGTTTAGAGCCATTATTGAGTTTAGAGGACGATTTAATTATTATTACTGGAGATCACTCTACTCCTTCTGTTGGGAACTTAATCCACTCTGGGGAGAGTGTTCCAATAGCAATAGTTGGAAAGAATGTTAGGAGAGATGATGTTAAGGAATTTAATGAAAGAGCCTGTGCAAAGGGAAGTTTATATATAAAAGCAAATGATTTGATGAATATTATTTTAAATTACACAGATAGGGCTTTATTGTATGGTTTAAGGCCAAATAAAATTTTAAGATACATTCCAGATGACAGTAAAACAAAACATTTAAGAGTTGAGTAA
- a CDS encoding N-glycosylase/DNA lyase encodes MNSEKIEKLKSILKELGINTARELEENVDLQYLYLKNLQKNLKDDELFIKLVILNALVSYQLSSTGELWWKEFSNYWSDKEIKDDDIFKEYKDFLLNCKSNRRLLNIKIKRIDKIKPFLENLNIEDIKEYYKNMNIFRNHIANQLKTKKESKTVVFTVKMFGYASRISFNNFIPYPMEIEIPKDSRIEKYTKKFTNEDPIKFWKKIGKETNIPPLHIDSILWPVLGKSYEVRERLKKYCKKSDLIFKLVDL; translated from the coding sequence ATGAACAGTGAAAAAATAGAGAAACTAAAATCAATATTAAAAGAACTTGGTATAAATACTGCAAGAGAATTAGAGGAAAATGTTGATTTACAGTATTTGTATTTAAAAAATCTCCAAAAAAATCTTAAAGATGATGAATTATTTATTAAATTGGTTATTCTCAATGCATTGGTTAGTTATCAACTATCGTCAACGGGAGAACTCTGGTGGAAAGAATTTTCAAATTATTGGTCAGATAAAGAGATTAAAGATGATGATATTTTTAAAGAATACAAAGATTTTTTATTAAATTGTAAAAGTAATAGAAGACTTTTAAATATAAAAATAAAAAGAATTGATAAGATAAAACCCTTTTTAGAAAATCTAAATATTGAAGATATTAAAGAATATTACAAAAATATGAATATATTTAGAAATCATATAGCAAATCAATTAAAAACAAAAAAAGAATCTAAGACAGTAGTATTTACAGTTAAAATGTTTGGATATGCTTCGAGAATATCGTTTAATAACTTCATCCCATACCCTATGGAAATAGAGATACCAAAAGATAGTAGAATTGAAAAATATACAAAAAAATTCACTAACGAAGATCCTATAAAATTTTGGAAAAAAATTGGTAAGGAAACTAACATTCCTCCACTACATATAGATTCTATTCTTTGGCCTGTCCTCGGAAAATCTTATGAAGTTAGAGAAAGATTAAAAAAATACTGTAAAAAATCAGATTTAATTTTTAAGTTAGTGGATTTATAA
- a CDS encoding histidinol phosphate phosphatase domain-containing protein, producing the protein MRYDFHTHTVFSDGELIPSELVRRAMVLKHKAIAITDHADASNYKELIEKTILAKEELKKYWDIIVIVGVELTHIPPKSIPKLAKKSKDLGAEIVVVHGETVVEPVEEKTNYYASISEDVDILAHPGFIDKETAENLKENDVFVEITSRRGHNITNGFVANIAREFELKTLINTDAHSPDDLIDIEFAKKVGLGAGLTNKELENTLLHYPKELLKRI; encoded by the coding sequence GTGAGATATGATTTTCATACGCATACGGTATTTAGCGATGGAGAGTTAATACCTTCTGAATTAGTTAGGAGGGCTATGGTTTTAAAGCATAAGGCAATAGCAATAACTGACCACGCAGATGCGAGTAATTATAAGGAGTTAATTGAAAAAACAATCCTTGCAAAAGAAGAATTAAAAAAATACTGGGATATTATTGTTATTGTTGGAGTTGAGCTAACACACATCCCACCAAAATCTATTCCAAAGTTGGCAAAAAAATCTAAAGATTTGGGGGCTGAGATTGTTGTTGTTCATGGAGAGACAGTTGTTGAGCCAGTTGAAGAAAAAACTAATTATTATGCATCAATATCTGAAGATGTTGATATCTTAGCTCATCCAGGATTTATTGATAAAGAAACTGCTGAAAATTTGAAAGAAAATGATGTATTTGTTGAAATTACTTCAAGAAGAGGGCATAATATAACAAATGGTTTTGTTGCCAATATTGCCAGAGAGTTTGAATTAAAAACTTTAATAAATACTGATGCACATTCACCAGATGATTTAATAGATATAGAATTTGCAAAAAAGGTTGGTTTAGGAGCAGGATTAACAAATAAAGAATTGGAAAATACTTTATTACATTATCCAAAAGAGTTATTGAAGAGAATTTAA